The nucleotide window GGGCTCGTTATCGCGAGGCGCTGGTGGAGTACCTGAAAGCCAACTTCGAGCAACTCGACGAAGATTCGCAGAAGCGTCTGGAGCGCAGCCCGTTGCGGGTTCTCGACAGCAAGGACGGTGGCACCCGCCAGGTGCTGGAAAGTGCCCCGCAGCTGGCCGATTACCTGAACGATGATGCCCGTGCACACTTCGAAGGCCTGAAAGCCTTGCTGGATGCCAATGGCATTGCTTATAAAGTGAATCCTTATCTGGTTCGCGGCCTCGACTACTATGGCAAAACCGTGTTTGAGTGGGTCACCGATGCGTTGGGTGCCCAGGGCACAGTCTGCGCCGGTGGCCGTTATGACGGTCTGGTGGAGCAGCTGGGCGGCAAGCCAACCCCGGCGGTAGGCTTCGCCATGGGTGTGGAACGACTGATCCTGCTGGTGGAACAGCAAATGCCGGAACTGTCGGCGCCGGTTGACGTCTATGTGATGGCCATGGGTGACGTATTGGCCCCGACCATGACGCTTGCGGAGCAGCTGCGCGATGCCTTGCCCGGCAAAGGTGTGCAACTGCATTGTGGCGGCGGAAGCTTCAAAAGCCAGATGAAGAAAGCGGACCGCAGCGGTGCAGCGGTGGCCCTGATCATCGGTGAAGATGAGTTGGCCAGTGGGGTGGTGACGATCAAGCCGCTGCGTGGCCAGGGCGAACAGGTACAGGTTGCCCAGGGCGATGTGGCCAACGCGGTGACGTCGCTCTTGGGATAAAGGCAGCTACAAGCTGCAAGCTACAAGGCGCGATAGAAGGCGGGTGCCGTTTGTTATCGTGTTGCCCGCAATCTAAGCTCGGGCGCGGCGTTGCCGGAAATCGAAAAGCAAGGCTTTTGCCGCGTTGTAGTTTGAAGCTTGAGGCTTGCTTCCCCTACGTTGATTCGAACGTCGGGATGCGAAATAAACAAGCGCCGGGAGTAACGCTTCCGGGTCATAAAAACGAAAGGAGATCAGGGTGGTCGACTACATCCGTGACGAAGAAGAACAGGCGGAACTGCTCAAGAGCTGGTGGAAGGAAAACGGCACTGCCGCGATCATCACCGTGGTTCTGGCCGTGGCGGCGCTGATTGGCTGGCGTGAATGGCAGGGCTATCAGGGCGAACAGTCCGCAGAAGCCTCCAGCCAGTACCAGAGCATGCTGGAAAGTCTGGGCGAAGCCCGCAAAGACGCCGTGACCGAGAAAGCCGATGCGTTGATCGAAAGCTATCCGAGCTCAGCCTATGCGGATCATGCCCGTCTGGCCAAGGCCAGCCTGGCGGTGTCCGAGGCTGACTATGATGCAGCCATCTCCTTGCTGGAAGAAGTGGCCAATGATGGTGCCACTGATGAGCTCACCTACACCGCAGCAATGCGCCTGGCTCGGGTTTACCTGCAGCAGCAAGCCTGGGACAAGGCCGAATCTGCACTGAACGGTCAGTTCCCGCAGGCCTTCAGTGGCATGGCGCTGGAACTGCGTGGTGACGCTGCGAAGGGCCAGGGCGATCTGGCTGCAGCTCAGGCACATTATGCCGAAGCGCTGAACGTACTCCAGGATGCAGGCGAGAAAGACCGCGTACAGATGAAACTGGATGACCTGAAGACCGCTTCCTGAACAGGATTTTCATGAAAAACCTTCTGCTCCCCCTGCTGCTGGCTGGCTTTGTGCTGGTCAGTGGCTGCAGCTCCAACCCAAACGCCATTGAGCCCAACGATCTGCCCAAATTCAAGGCCAGCTACAAGGTTAAACGGCTGTGGAGTGAGGGGGTGGGCGATGGCCTTGAAGAGAGTCAGTTGACCCTGCGTCCGGCCGTAACTACCCAGCTGGTGGTGGCGGGAGATGTGAATGGTAACGTCTATGCCATTCAGCGCGACAAGGGCAAGCGGCTGTGGCGGGTGAAAACCGGTGACCGCATCGCAGGGGCATTCTATGCCGGCTATGGCATGGTGCTCTACGGGACCCGTGAGGGGATGGCGGTTGCACTGGACGCGGAAACGGGTGAAACCCGCTGGCGCACCCAGTTGACCGGTGAGGCGTTGGCCATTCCGACCAGTGATGGCAGCCTGGCCATTTTTCAGACCCAGGATGGCCATGTGACCGCCTTGGACGCCGAAACCGGTGAGCAGCGCTGGGATTATGAAACGCCACCTCCGACCCTGACTCTGCGTGGTCTGGCCCAGCCAGTGATTGCCGGTGACAAGGTTTATGCTGGCTTCGCTAATGCCAAGGTGGCGGCGCTGGATCTGGTCAGTGGTTCTCCCATCTGGGAAAAGCGCATTGCTGAGCCGACCGGCCGTTCCGAGCTGGACCGCCTTGTGGATGTGGATGGCAGTCTGGTTGTGGAGGGGGGCGGCGTTTTCGCGGTCAGCTTCCAGGGCAAGGTGGGTGTGCTGGATAAGGATACCGGTCGTCAATACTGGGACAAGGCCATGTCCAGTGCCACCGCCATCAGCACCAGTGGCGCAGGCAGCCTGTTCGTTGCTGACGATGTGGGTGTGGTCCGGGCTATAGACCAGCGTGGTGGTACGGTTCTCTGGCAGCAGGACAAGCTGTATGGCCGCCGCCTGACAGGCACTGCTTATCAGGATGGGCTGGTGGCAGTGGGCGATTTTGAAGGTTATATCCACTGGCTTAATGCGGATGATGGCAGCATTGTGGCCCGCAAGCGCCATGACCGTGATGGTTTTGCCGGTACGCCGGTGGCCTACGATGACGTGCTGTACGTGATCGGTTTTGATGGCAAGTTGTCGGCCTACCGTCTGGTTCCCCGCTAGCAGGACGTCGTCAACCTGACAGTGACTCAAGCGCCGACCGGCCCTGGTCGGCGTTTTGCGTGCAGCGCACCAACCCGTTTCGCGTTACCATAGCGCCCAAATACTCTTGCAGAGACACCTATGAAGCCGGTTATCGCCCTGGTGGGGCGGCCCAATGTGGGCAAATCCACCCTGTTCAATCGTTTGACGCGTACCCGCGACGCCCTGGTTGCTGATTTCCCTGGCCTGACCCGTGACCGTAAATACGGTGATGGCAGGCTTGGCGACTACCTTTATACCGTGGTGGATACCGGGGGTATTGGTGAAAACGATGATGGCATCGATGTGCCGATGACCGAGCAATCGCTGACCGCGGTCGGTGAGGCGGACCTGGTGTTGTTCATGGTGGATGGCCGGTCGGGTCTGACTGCCGCTGACGAGCAGATTGCGGCTGAGCTGCGCAAGCTGCCCAAGCCGACCTACCTGGTGGTCAACAAGACCGACGGGCTCGATCCGGATACGGCCATGGCCGACTTTTACACGCTAGGCCTGACCGAAGTGCTGCCGATTGCCGCCGCTCATGGCCGTGGCGTGCGCAGTATGATCGAGACCGTGCTGGAAGCCTTTCCTGATCTTGAACCCTATTTCGACGAAGACGGCGAGCCGGTCGACACCAATGATGGCAGCATTCGCGTGGCCGTGCTGGGGCGTCCGAATGTGGGTAAATCCACCCTGATCAACCGGATGCTGGGTGAAGAGCGGGTGGTGGTGTTCGATCATGCCGGCACCACACGGGATTCTATTGAAGTTCCCTTTGAGCGGATGGACAAGAAATACACCCTGATTGATACCGCCGGGGTACGCCGCCGTGGCAAGGTCTATGAAATGGTGGAAAAGTTCTCCGTTATCAAGGCGTTGCAGGCGGTGGAGGCTGCCCAGGTGGTGGTGATCGTGATTGATGCCCGGGAGGGCATTACCGATCAGGATCTGCATCTTTTGGGATATGCGCTTGATAGTGGCCGCGCGCTGATGATCGCGGTGAACAAGTGGGACGGGCTTGATGCCGACCACAAGGAAAGGGTGCGGATTGAACTGGGGCGGCGTCTTGAATTTGCCCCTTGGGTCAAGATTAAGTTCATTTCAGCGCTTCATGGTACCGGGGTCGGCGACCTTTGGGGTATGGTGGAAAAAGCGTGGGACAGTGCCTTCATCAAGATTGGCACCAACGAGATGACCCGCATCATGGAGTCCATCCTGGCCGGGCATCCGCCACCACGAAACGGCCGTTTCCGGGCCAAGCTGCGCTATGCGCACATGGGCGGCAACAACCCGCCGACCATCGTTTTGCACGGGAACCGCACGGAATCCTTGCCAAACAGCTACAAACGTTTTCTGGAAAATCGCTTCCGGGAAGTGCTGAAATTGGAAGGGACGCCCATACGGCTTGAATTCAAGTCCAACACCAATCCGTATGAGGGCAAGAAGAATGTGCTCACCGATCGTCAGGCCCACAAGCGGCGCCGAATGATCAAGCGCATGAAAAAATAAGTCGCAGCATTCAGGGAGGGCTCGCTATCAAACGTCGGGGGATTTGGGGAGCAATAGCCTTTTCTGCTTTGTCGTCAACGGCATGGGCCATGGAGCCCATGGAGCCCATGATGCCGATGAGCGACATGCCTGCCATGGTGCTGACGCCCGCCCGGGTCAGTCAGCCCCAGTCCGAGGCACCGGCCAGCGTCACGGTCATCGACCGTAACCTGATTGAGGCCAGCGGCGCCCGCGAACTTTATGAAGTGCTCAAGCTGGTGCCTGGCATGTCTGCCGTCAAGGTGGACGGTAATGTGCCCACCGTGGCCTATCATGGCACCCAGGCCCGCGATACCCGCCGCATGTTGGTGTTGCTGGATGGCCGTAGCCAATACCAGCCTGGACTTTCCCGCGTCAACTGGAATGACATGCCGGTGGACATTCAGGACGTTGAGCGCATAGAGGTCACCCGTGGCCCGGCGGCAGCGGCCTACGGCGCCAACGCATTTACCGCGGTTATCAACATCATCACTCGTGATCCCAGGGATATCAGCCGCAACAGCGTGTCTGTGGCGGCCGGTAATAATGGCATTCGTGATGGCCGTGCAGCGGCTGCGGGGCAGTCAGAGGATATGGCATGGCGGGCCTCAGTGGCACGTCGTGCCGATGAGGGGTACGACGAGCCCTTTGAAGATGCCAAGCTGCCTGATGCCAAGTTGATCGAAACGCTCAACAGCGAATGGCTGTGGACGGCGGATGAGAAAAACACCTTTGCTGTTCTGGCGGGAGGCAGCACCAGCCGACTGGAAAGAGTTCAGGAAAGTGGTGTCGCGGACATTGGCGAGTACCGTCAGGATCCGATACAGAAAGGAGAGCGCGCCTTTCTGCAATTGGAGTGGCAGCATGTCTTCAGTGATACCCACCAACTCAAACTCACCGGGTATGGCCAGTACAACAACGAAGTGACTGACTTCAAGGTGTGCTATTTCGATCCGGTGACCGGGCAGACCGGACCGG belongs to Alcanivorax sediminis and includes:
- the der gene encoding ribosome biogenesis GTPase Der, translated to MKPVIALVGRPNVGKSTLFNRLTRTRDALVADFPGLTRDRKYGDGRLGDYLYTVVDTGGIGENDDGIDVPMTEQSLTAVGEADLVLFMVDGRSGLTAADEQIAAELRKLPKPTYLVVNKTDGLDPDTAMADFYTLGLTEVLPIAAAHGRGVRSMIETVLEAFPDLEPYFDEDGEPVDTNDGSIRVAVLGRPNVGKSTLINRMLGEERVVVFDHAGTTRDSIEVPFERMDKKYTLIDTAGVRRRGKVYEMVEKFSVIKALQAVEAAQVVVIVIDAREGITDQDLHLLGYALDSGRALMIAVNKWDGLDADHKERVRIELGRRLEFAPWVKIKFISALHGTGVGDLWGMVEKAWDSAFIKIGTNEMTRIMESILAGHPPPRNGRFRAKLRYAHMGGNNPPTIVLHGNRTESLPNSYKRFLENRFREVLKLEGTPIRLEFKSNTNPYEGKKNVLTDRQAHKRRRMIKRMKK
- the hisS gene encoding histidine--tRNA ligase; its protein translation is MSKKITSIRGMNDILPEQTGLWQWLEDKVRGVLASYGYQEIRMPIVEQTDLFKRSIGEVTDIVEKEMYTFDDRNGDSLTLRPEGTASCVRACEQHGLLYNQTQRLWYTGPMFRHERPQAGRYRQFHQIGVETFGMTGPDIDAEVIMMTARLWQALGLADKVTLELNSLGDSDDRARYREALVEYLKANFEQLDEDSQKRLERSPLRVLDSKDGGTRQVLESAPQLADYLNDDARAHFEGLKALLDANGIAYKVNPYLVRGLDYYGKTVFEWVTDALGAQGTVCAGGRYDGLVEQLGGKPTPAVGFAMGVERLILLVEQQMPELSAPVDVYVMAMGDVLAPTMTLAEQLRDALPGKGVQLHCGGGSFKSQMKKADRSGAAVALIIGEDELASGVVTIKPLRGQGEQVQVAQGDVANAVTSLLG
- the bamB gene encoding outer membrane protein assembly factor BamB, with amino-acid sequence MKNLLLPLLLAGFVLVSGCSSNPNAIEPNDLPKFKASYKVKRLWSEGVGDGLEESQLTLRPAVTTQLVVAGDVNGNVYAIQRDKGKRLWRVKTGDRIAGAFYAGYGMVLYGTREGMAVALDAETGETRWRTQLTGEALAIPTSDGSLAIFQTQDGHVTALDAETGEQRWDYETPPPTLTLRGLAQPVIAGDKVYAGFANAKVAALDLVSGSPIWEKRIAEPTGRSELDRLVDVDGSLVVEGGGVFAVSFQGKVGVLDKDTGRQYWDKAMSSATAISTSGAGSLFVADDVGVVRAIDQRGGTVLWQQDKLYGRRLTGTAYQDGLVAVGDFEGYIHWLNADDGSIVARKRHDRDGFAGTPVAYDDVLYVIGFDGKLSAYRLVPR
- a CDS encoding YfgM family protein, whose amino-acid sequence is MVDYIRDEEEQAELLKSWWKENGTAAIITVVLAVAALIGWREWQGYQGEQSAEASSQYQSMLESLGEARKDAVTEKADALIESYPSSAYADHARLAKASLAVSEADYDAAISLLEEVANDGATDELTYTAAMRLARVYLQQQAWDKAESALNGQFPQAFSGMALELRGDAAKGQGDLAAAQAHYAEALNVLQDAGEKDRVQMKLDDLKTAS